GGCCCAGGCCCGGCCTGGGTGGGCCCTGCAGTAAAGCCTGTCCTGAGCACGGCCTGAGCAGGGTTATGACAGGGTTAAGGGCAAGGAAAGGAGGGCAGGACCCCAAGACTCAGAGACCAGTCTCCTTGGAGGCTTCTGAGAGGCAGAGGATACGACATACTTTTCATCTTATATTTTGCACTTTCCTAGACTAAGAACTGAGGTGAGAAAGGTACATAGGGCTCACACTTAGGGGATACTCCAGTCCCTGGTTCAGACGCAGGCTCAGGGCCTCACCAGCCCGACCCTGAAGCAGACTTTCTCACCCACACGCGGTGACCTGGTGGCATCGACTATTTGACACTCAACAGAAGGGAGTAAAGGGCTCAGCTCACAAGGCCTCCTGCCTCCAACCCAGACACCCATTTGAGCCACACCCTCCTCATCACCTAGCGCCCACTGAGCTGCCTCGAACCCTTCATACAAACAGACCCTGTATCCACTTTCTCCAAAAGATTGccccagagaggaggagggattCCAGTCACATCCCTTTCCTACCAGGACACAGCccggccctgccccctccccacatcccCAGGCACGGCAGGAACACACGGCCACTTGACCCTTATTCATGCTTTTATTCTGGAACCAGTAGTCAGTGCAAACAGCTACCGGCATCACCACGCCTGGGCGAGCCTTGGGCAGGGTCCAGATGGGAGGTGCTGAGGGGGACTGGGATTGCACATGAGATGTAGGCCAGCGGTGTGACACCCTGACAAACTGCTCTGAACTTCAGGCAGCCCTCAGTCTCTAGAGAAGATGCTGTATTTATAATAGACATGGGGCACACACAGCCTGGCCATGGTCCTGGTTCACGGTCCCCTCCTGTGTCCAAAATCAGTGGCCCACCGGCTaccccccatccctcctccagctgAGCAGAGGCCAGAGGCTTCCTCAGGGTCACACACAGACCTGCTCTTGACCCTTGGAAAGGGACTATTGAAGGGAACTCACTCACTGCCTCATAAACCACCACTGTTGGCATTTCACGGGGAGGCAGCAGGATCGGGGGCTTCACTGTGATCTGGTAACATGTGCTGGGAGGGGCATGGGAGGCCTGCACTTCTGACCCAGCAGGCTGGCCGCAGGCTGAACCCATAGCAGCCGTGTGGAGGCCAACTGACGTCTTGGGGCCCCACACTTTCCACGAGGTCACTGATGCAGGCAGAAGTGCACGTGCCGGAGGGGAGTGGCAGGGCCCAGGGAGGACAGTTCACCTGTGGGGGACGaagggcagggcaggaagagacacAAGGAAGGGGTAGGTCCCTGTCACTCACCGCCCCTGAGACGGCCTGAGCCGTGCACACGGGCTTCCTACAGGACCATGGCCACCAGCCAGGATCCCACAGGCCGGCCGGGCAGGCCGTAAAACCCTGTGACGGGTGTCTGCTTCGGTGCACATATGTGGGCAGGGGAGCAGGGGCCTAGGTCAGCAGTGCAGGCAGTGGGACAGCCAAGGGGATGCAGGGCTGGGCCATTCAGCAGAAATAAAAGTCCAAGGGAGACCACCCCAGGCTGTGCTCAGAAAGAGGCCCGGCACCCCCGGTGGGTGTCCTGAGACCAGACACACTCCTAGAAGTTGATGTTCTTCAGGTTGGTGGAGCAACGGTACCTGCCGTCCAGGCCACGGGAACATAGCAGGTTGGGCAGGCAGGGGCAGGCGTGGTGCTGCCGTTTTCTGAAGAAGGGGACCTGCGGGGAGAGAGGAGGGTAGACGTCACCTTCACCAAAGGGAGGCAGGCCCCCGGGCGGGGAGCCTCTGGCCGGCCCAGCCCTGGCTGAAATGTCTCATCACCTGCACCCCAGCACCACAATAATGGCTTTTATAGAggatgaaactgaggcacagagaggttaagtaacatgccaaggtcacacagccagcttGTGGAGGAGCCAGGATTTGACCTCAGGCAATCTAGCTCTGACACTGTGATCAGCCACTATGCAATGTGGCCCACCCGCCTATCCCCCAAACTCCACGAGCCCCCacaccacccaccacccccccaccccactgaccCAGCACACCCACTCTCTCACAAATTCACACCCACACTGGTGATTGAATATCACTTGTAGCTCATCCATTACACTCTCCACCCTGTGTGGGTGTCAGGGATGTAGCTGCTGGGTGACTCACACCCACAGAAAGGCTGAGCCACTGAGGATTCCTCAAGGAGGGTGAGTAGGAGGGGTTAGGAGCATAGGTAGGTCCGACAGCCTGGGCTCAAATTAAGTCTGCCGATTCCCAGCTGTGTGACAACTGGCACGTTATTTAGCCTCTCTGTGTTTCAATTTATTATCCGTAAAAGGAGTTAATAATAATGGCTACCACATATGGTTGTAAATAGGTTTACATGATAAACTTAAAGAGGTTTAAACTTGCAAAAACATCACTGAGTATGAAGGTTGGCACATGGTAAGCAGTCGGTGTATTACCTCTGCTGCCTGCTTTGGGACTACCCCAAGGCTACAAGGACTGtgccctgtctccctccccacctcagccTCCTCATGCGTAGGAAGGCTGTGCCAGAGAGGATCACAGTTGGAGGATGCTCCAGGGTGCAGGCGTGCTCCCCAGAGGGGCTTGCAGAGCATCTTGGCCACAGAAAGCCCAGGGAAGGGGGCGCAAGCCCACAGGTGCTGCTGCATCCACCTGACAATCAGAAAAAAAGGCCGTGGGGCCATTTCTGTGGTCTCTGAGCTGGGAGCTCCTAAGGAAGCAGAGTGGGTGCTGCATGCCTAGGGCACAGAGGAGTGAGTCTCCTTAAAGTGTGTGCCCTGGGGGCCCGGCCAACCTCACCCTGCACACCCCTCATACTCAGGCTCTGGGTGGGAGCCTATTTTACagtcttactgcattgtgttCTTGAGGGAAGGATgtgggtgtttgtgtgtgcgttcacagtcactcagtcatgtcaaacacCTTGCCACCCCATGGCTTGTAGcctgccattctcctctgtccatggaattctccaggcaagaatactggagtgggtcgccgttcccttctccagaggatcttcccaacccagggatcaaacctatatctccttcgtctcctgcattgcaggcaaattctttaccactgagccacctgggaagtcccgagGGAAGAATCCTGTGCAGTAAAGGGCATTCGGGAGACTCCGAATTTTATCAGATCAGAAACTTTAGGGGTGTCGGTCTACGCCCCCCTTTGTATGCATGAGGTATCTGAGACCCAGGGCCTTCAGTAAATGAGGAACTGGGGTTCCAGCCTCCAGGTCTTACAGGCTGTGTAATTAGGACCCCACCGTACCCCAACCGCCCCCAAagtaaggaaatggcaagagaCTCCTAGACTGGAGTCAGAACACTGGTCCAGCGCCTCGTGCCTTGAGCAGTACCTTGTGGCTGCCGGGGTGGCACTCCTCTCCTGCCCGCCCCAGCGGGGTGCACACCCGCAGCCCGCGCAGCCACAGGCTGACCGCACAGCAGGTGCCCGCCCTGCACTGGATATCCCGCTCGCAGGCCTGCGGGGGGAAGACAAAGGGGCCATTAGTGCCTGGGAGCACCACCCCAGAGAAACCGGAAGGGAACGTACATCCCAAAGCCCTTCAGAGGGGTGCTGGGAGCGGTACCCAGGCCTCAGTCCCCCGGGACACCCAGGGCCGTGCAGGGCCACCCCTGCTCCTGTGGAGGCAGGAAGCTCAGGGCTCAGCAGGGCAGCAGAACCAGATCTGAGCACCCCCTGAGATCCTCTGGAGCCACTCGGTGGGGAGGCCTCCTCTGACAAGGCTAGAACTTAGGAGACAGAGCTTTTCTAGCACCAGGAGATGCTCAGTGGGTGCTAATGAGATTGAGTTAACTCAAATTCTTCGAGCGGGAGGGTCCCAGCGGCCTGCACCCCAGGGTGGTCCATGTCAAGTTTCTTGGACAAGGACCCTCCAGCCCCCACCAAGCAGTACTCGGGGTGGTGCCTCTCCCTCCCACCATGGCCCCCTCAGTCCTCCCTGGAAACCCAGTCTCATCTGAGGGGCCAGCACCCCCTGACAGGTGTTTCCCCCCAGGGCATCTCTGCTGGCCTGCCTGGCCCCTATGTGACAACTGGCAAGTTATTTagcctctctgttcctcagtttatTAGCAGTGAAATGGGTTAATAACAGTAACTCCTCTAGGATGGAGATGGACTCCTCCGGGCggtgctcccagggcaggggctgcGTGGCCCTGCCTGGTTTCTGAAAGGTGCCATCTATGcgtgttttagtcgctcagtcgtgtctgactctttgcgaccccatggactgcagaccgccaggctcttctgtccatggaactgtccaggcaagagtactggagtcgattgcctttcccatctccagaggatctttccaacccagggactgaacccgggtctcccgaattgcagacagattctttaccatctgagccactggggaagacccacACAAAGCTGCTTTAAGCAAAAGCCTACATGAAGGAAAACAGAACTAAACTGCTCCAGACTCAGGAGAGGCCACCCTGTTGAAGCACCCCACCTTCCCACTTCAGAGATCAGTGGCTTCTCTGAGCTGAAGCTGGGAGCTGGGTTTGGGTTGGCCCTTctccactgggcttcccttgttgctcagctggtaaagaatccgcctgcaatgggggagacctgggttcaatccctgagctgggaagatcgctctggagaagagaaaggctaccccctccagtattctggcctggagaattccatggaccatatagtccatggagtcgcagagtcagacacgaccgagcaacttccACTTCACTCCTCCATTGGTCCATGGAGTGCCCTCTGGCTTCCCTGTGGGCACTGCAGTAAAGTGGGGAACGCTGGGGCTGCTCGACCCTCAGAGGGAGTGCAGGCGGCAGTCACCTGGTCTCCAACCTAGTGAGGGCACGTCTCACACACCAGCCGGTCCCTGAAAGCTCAGGGTCAGGGCTGAGTGGACTCCACCTGGCTCTTCTGCCACAGAGGTGTGGCATCACTGTCCCCCTCCGGGAGGAGGGACCCTCCAGGACTGAATTTGGGACAGTCACGGTCTAgggagcagggccctgtgggatGGTAGAGCCCAGCCTCTTTCTGAGAGTCAGACTGGGCCGCAGCAGGGCTCGGAGTGTGGAGGGAGCAGTTCTGACTTCTCTGACTACTCGGGTCTGCTGTGTGTCTTCTCTGTTTTCCCAAGGGTCACCTTGGAGGCTCTTCTGGGAAGACATTTTCCCATCTCTAAGCCCTCCCTCCTGCCAGACCTGCCTCTGGGCCAGACTCGGGGTCAACCTGCTGCCTGGCGGGGTAACCATGGCTTCTGCCCTCTATTCTCACCCCCCCAATCTTCAAGCTGCGCAATAGGAAGGCAGCTTTCAGTAGTTTACATTCATTAGGTACAATTCTGTCCTGACAGTTGTATTTATGCTTTGGGTCCCAAAAGCACTGGCTTGCCTTTGATGTTTGTTCTGCTTTGAAACTCAGTCTTTTTCCTctagaaaggagaagaaagagatttTCTGTGAACATTACAGTTAATCCAGTTCCAGGAATGGTTTGACCTTCTCTACATTTCCATTTTCTGTGTAAAAAGCTGGAGGAAGTTGAAACAAAAGTGAatgtccctcttttttttttttttttgttctagtggTTTTTTACCTAGAAAGCTCCCAGATCAGTCATTACTTTCTGTTTTCATAAGAATGGTCCCATCACCATCACACAACCTGTGCCCACGACAGGGTGAGTCCAGGTGAAGTCAATGTTCTGAGGGAGAACCACTATTGGGGTGTCTTGAACACTATAATGTGCCTACCTGGGTGCACCCACAGTGGGACTGGATTTCTACTTGTTATCTGACACTTGTTTCTGGGTCACTTAGCCAATTGTTGGCGTCACCCTTATTCCAATCAACTGGGCACAGAGTCAAAACATATAAACCGCATGGGAAAGAAAGAGTTTCAAGACTGGCTTTCTTAAGAGTAGAGAAACATTAAACATACCCAACAGAAGCTAAATAAGGTCACAGCCTTTAATTAAGTCAACTTGCTATGTAAATTACACTTGACATGTGAGCCAAACCATGCATGAAAACTAAAATTTACACAAAAGATAGATTAGGGAGTGCTAATCCACTTTATAAAAGATTCATTATTACTCAAAAATCTTCTTTTGACTAAAGATCCAAACTTCAGAATTTGCAATGCTCTCCTCATTTATTGAAAGCAGAATTTGATTTACACAGTTTGTCTGAAGCAGATCCCCTTTATCGAGGTCTAACTAATATGAGAACCCTGTGAGATGCCTCTCACAAGTGCAGTCTGGGGCTGGCTCCCATGCTCTTGGTTTGCCTCCTGTGTGGTTCCCGGGTCCTGTCCCATGCAGACCCTGACATCCTCCCAAAACCCGGGGCAGAGAGAGTGTTGGACGACTTACCCCGGTGATCACGGCACAGTCGGACACGGTCACCAAGAGGAGCATCACTGAGACTCGCGTGGCACCTCTCATGGTCACCTGGGGTGAAGGCAAGCACTACCAGCGCCTCTGCCTCCGCTCCACCTCAAACCTCCCAGCTCGGAAGGCCAGGCTCTGCCCTGAGATTTATAGCGTCCGACCCAGGCTGCCTGTGGATGCCTTGTCTCCACTCTTGCCCATCGCACTGTTATTCAGATGATCTCAGAGATGGAGATGAGACCTGAATCCCTAATGACACTGAATCACCATCAAAACCAATAAAGATGAACCATCGGTGGCAGTGACAGTCGCTCTGACTCTCAGGACGCAGTGATCCAGTCAGCTCCACGCATGGCACCGCACAGTCCCTGTCGCCTCTGGGGCATCCTTCTATTCTGCTTGGAGCCAGGGGAAGGCTTTGGTAATAAATCAAGGGATTTGCAACATCACCATTCACCCCTCCCTGCTACCAAACCCGGGATCATCGGCTCCTTCACACTCAAGCCAACAAGAATGATCTGGGCACTTCCTGTCGGCTCAGTACAGAGTGAGGGGCTGAGAGGACATAGTGAGAAGGCTGTGTCCTTGGTCCCCTAGAACAGGGGTCCCctacctccaggatctaatgcttgatgatctgaggtggggctgatgtaataataatagaaataaagtgcgcAGTAAGTGTAATGTACTTgaaatcatcccaaaaccatccccccaacCTGAtcttggtccatggaaaaattatcttccatgaaactggtctctggtgccaaaaaggctggggaccgCTGCCCTAGAATGTTAAAATGCCAATAGGGAGACATAAGAGTGAGAAAACAAAACGAGGCTTGTGGGGTTGATGGTCCTGAGAAGTTCATAAGGAATTGTCCTCTAAGAGGCTCTGGACAAACACCAAGTGTCACTTGGCTCAGGAACCAGAGGGCAGAGGATGAGCCAGTTGACAGGTCCCTGAGGAAAAGCGTGCTTGAGCTGGGTTGCAGCTAAAGGAATCAGGAGCCACGTGCCTTCCTGTTCTACGGGTTGAGCGTGACCTTATCCAGGGGCTAACAAACATGGTGGGCTTGGACACCAGTCTTGGGGAAGGTGAGTCTGGGCACGGCCCCTCCTACCAACTGATCCAAAGACCTCCCAGGACCTTTTATCAGACAATCCCCACAGTGATAAAAGTCCCTTCTGTTCACAGTGATAAAAGCCATTATTGCCCAAGAAATGTCCTCAGTTCAGGTCattcgctcagtggtgtccgactctttgtaaccccatgaaccgcagcacaccaggcctccctgtccgtcaccaactcccaaagtccacccaaacccatgtccattgagtcggtaatgccatccaatcatctcagcctctgtcgtccccttctccttctactctcaatctttcccagcatcagggtcttttcagatgagtcagctcttcgtccTGCAATATGTTAACAGGTGTTACATGCATACAAATACATACATGAGATTTACACAGTCGAAGCTTTGGGAAACTGATTACACAGTTCCACCAGCTTTTTTTTTACCACAGGATTTTCAGGGCCTTTCATATATTAGTAACCACTTGGAACACCAAGCAGGGAAATGCAATTTGTAATTATTTCCTAAACAGATTAATCCatcaaacactttttttcttaGAGTGTCTCAAGGGAATGTGACTCCCAGGTAGACACGTTGACTAGCGTTTATGAGTGAGAGAGTGGGGAACAGAACAGCAGCTCAGCGTCACGACCGTGAGCAGAGTGCAAATCTAGATCTAGcctgtcttctcatctgtaacatgaggGTGAGAATAGCACTTATGGGCTTCTGTGAGTATTcgtccatttatttatgtattcattgaCTATATATTTAGTTACAACGACTGTATTGaaggactcagatggtaaagagcctgcctgcaacgtgggagacccgagtctgacccctggagaaggaagtggcaacccactccagtattcttgcctggaaaatcccatggacggtggagcctcaggggcaacagtccatggactcgcaaagagtcagacacgactaaatgacttcactttcactttcttttcgcTATATTGAAGGCACTATTTTTGGCGCTGGAAATAGACCAGTGAGTAAAACAAGATCCTTGCCCTCATGTGGGGGAGACAGATAatagacaaataaacaaatagatttACAGTAAAATGGCTAGGGGTGCCGAGTGCTAttaaaaaggaagacagagggacacccctggtggtccagtggctaagactctaatCTCTCAAtgctggggccctgggtttgatccctggttggggaactagatcccacatgccacaactaagaccatgTGTAgcccaacaaataaataaaaataaatatttaaaataaaaaaatataaaggaagacagagaggacagcagagcatgacaaggtatgGTGCTTTAGATGGGGTGAGGGTCTCTCCGAGAAGACACTTAAGAACCCTGATGAAGTGAAGGACTGCCCTGAGCAGAGCCTGGCGGGgaggaagcagggcagaggccctGTGGTAGGGCCTTCTTGGCCAGTTCCAGGAGCAATAAGGAGGGAGAAGaacaggggaagggagagggagggatgcaGTTGGAGCAGGAGTGGAGACCACACCCTACCAACCTTGCAAGGCATGGTGCAGGCCTGACAGCAAGGGTGATGGGCACCCTTGGAGTGCTTggagcagaggaggggcaggATGTGATTTACACTTTGAAGGATCTCTCTGGTGGTTTGTGGAAAATTAAGAGAGATGATGCTGCTGAAGTGCTCAGCATGATGCCTAGCACACAGCAGCATTTGCAACTATTGCCATTTTCTATCATTAAAAAGATGGGCctatggggagaagggatagttagggtgtttgggatggacatgtacacactgctatatttaaaatggataaccaccaacaaggacctactgtacaccACTGGGAATTCtgttcaatgttatatggcagcctagGCAAGAAGGGAGTTTGTACGAGAATGGatagatgtatatgtatggctggatCCCCGctctgttcatctgaaactaccacatTTTTAGTTGGCTACactacaatacaaaataaaagttaaaaaaaaaattagatgggCCTGAGTGGGGGACaagagggaaggattgggagtttgggattatcagAGGCAAACTtatatatagagaatggataaacaacaaggtcagactgtatagcatggggaacttgtattcaatattctgtaataaaccgtaatggaaaagaatattgcataactgaatcactttgctggacagcagaaattaacacaacattgttaatcaactatacttcaattaaatttttaaaactgatggGCCTGTCTGCCTTCATGTAAAATTCTCCTTCCAGGTAAGATCAAAATAATATGGTTATGGCCCATCTGTACACCATGGCACTGAGCCAGACACACCACAGGAGAACCAAGAGACCACCACCTGTCAGTAACTTACAGGGGGAGAAGGTGGCATTTTGCCGGGTGTTGGGAGGGTAACAGAGGCAGGCAGGCCTGTGTGTTTCAGATGCCCTGCACAGACCGCCAGCCTCACATAGGTCACTTTGCAAGAGACAATGTTAGCTAACAGCAATCTCAGGCGAGCACCCACCTTCTGCCCTCATCCCCCATTCTCACCCCCTCCCTCACTCTCAACAACACACAACTAATTATCGCACACAATGGCGTGAAGAATGGTACGAGCAATGCTGCTGCAAACAGGACCAATAACAGCAATTGAAagcaatttatttctctttgataCTGGTGCTTGAGGACAAGCCAGGTAGAGGGAGGCAAGGGATTGACAGCAACTTGGTGGAAATACCAGAGGAGACGCTAGGGAGCTTTGGGGTTCTTGACTCAATAACTCCCGTCAGCAGATGTTCACACAGAGCCTCCCATGTGTCAGGGTCAGGGTTCATGGCTGTCGGGTCCGCTTGCTCTCCAGAATTGAGGGCTCCCCAATTCCTGTGCACAGGTGGATTTCAGCAGTGTcctcccagcacccagcacaacgccaccttctccctctctctgcgtTAGTGCTGTGGGGCGGATGTCATCATTTTACAGGACTGTTTATGCAGccaatgtgtgtgtctgtgtggtaaGCACAACCATTCACTCAGGCATAGGTACGCCCTCGGACAGATGCACAGGCCCAGGAAGCCTGACTTGACACAGTCCCCAAGGTCATTTACCCTCATATGTGGGATAACTTGGACTCCTAGGGGGTCTGAGGCAACCCCTTCCAACTCAACCATGAGGCCATTGCTCTGCAAACTAGAACGGGAGTGCATTCCCCAGGCCACACAGCTCCTGCCTGTGACATGGGTGATCACTTTATTAGTGGTTCATTAGTGGCTAATGATTAAACGAGAGCTGCCTCTGACCCACTTAAGAGAGatgtgaagaaagaaaggagcaaccagggacttcccctgtcgtccagtggttaagactctgttctTCACAGCAGGAAGTATGGGTTCCATCCatggtcaggaaattaagatctcacatgccctacagtgcagccaaaaaagaaagaaagaagcaataaAACAATGGAAACCCACACATCCAAACCAGCAGTTCTTAACCTAGGATCACAGCTCCCCAACTGGTTCATAAACAGAATTCAGAAGATCCATGAACATGGGCAGAGAAAACAATTGCATCCTGTTACCACTCACTGCTAAGTGAATTGTAACATTCTTCTCTCCTATCCATAGGCCACAAACACAGAAGTATTAATCATACCTGGGTCCTTGTCACCAAGAGAAATTAGAGCTCTTTTAATACCATATTGTTATTGTTGCAAATAGCTCAAAATATTTCTGTTCATCATTACATTGAAACTACGGTAGTTCTTAGTCCAGGCCATGTTATTTgatcaatggacacgagtttgagcaaactccgggagatggtgaaggacagggaggcctggcgtgctgcagtccatagggttgcagagtcagacatgactgggagactgaacagcagcaatgtTATTTGATACATTAATAAAGAAGGACGTGTATTACCatatcataaatttgttttaatataatcATTTGCAACATTTAAATTTCAGTATAATTCTTTGCAatcttacatatttatttttatacaatttaaagCATTACTCTGAGAGTCACAGATTTCCAAAACATCCATGGTACAAAAATAGCTAAAAACTCCTGAGGCAGAGTGAGGAGACTTAGGTGGAGTATAGGGTCATAAGTTCAGGCTAGCCAAACTTAGCTAGAACATTAGGCTGGACACATCTTGGGGGGAAATTGTCAAAGAGAAGAAGCAgatctgtgacaacctagaggggtggtgtggggtggggctgggagggaggggacacacgtatgcccatggctgattcacgttgttgtatggcagaaaccaacacaacactgtaaagcaactgtcccccaatttttaaaaaaaaagtgtaaaaagtcagaaaaagaaaagaaagcagcagACACAGCTAAAGCAGCC
This portion of the Cervus canadensis isolate Bull #8, Minnesota chromosome 2, ASM1932006v1, whole genome shotgun sequence genome encodes:
- the PROK1 gene encoding prokineticin-1, which produces MRGATRVSVMLLLVTVSDCAVITGACERDIQCRAGTCCAVSLWLRGLRVCTPLGRAGEECHPGSHKVPFFRKRQHHACPCLPNLLCSRGLDGRYRCSTNLKNINF